In Scleropages formosus chromosome 10, fSclFor1.1, whole genome shotgun sequence, a single genomic region encodes these proteins:
- the synrg gene encoding synergin gamma isoform X5, whose protein sequence is MALRPGAGGGGSFMYPVGGGLGPPQGMMPMQPQQQQGFPMVPVMQPNMQGIMGMNFGAQMPPGAMPMQGGMPMAMQGPAMPFMGQPQFMGIRPPGPQYAVDMQKQMAEEHQKRLEQQQRMLEEDRKRRQFEEQKQKLRLLSSVKPKTGEKSRDDALEAIKGNLDGFSRDAKMHPTPSSHPKKPDSSPSHPSVTPSHSLPPTLPEEEDEFSDFVQGPVEAPPSSFPLPSSLPTTQPSSPSLCLPQPLPQSVPIPSVVCHSTVTSSSQSAFKGPSLEEKLFSSCDLTAEKQAQLSFQSCLPLAKLVPRDQVVAQFQPSARARNWASTPEDLSDAFTTGPLATPGSPPGAESSGVGVFPPQEHMQPMMPTWLYNDSLVPELYKKVLEFTMTPAGIDTAKLYPILMSSGLPREALGQIWASANRTTPGKLTKEELYTVLAMIGATQSGLPAMSLDILSQFPSPPVPSLPAMAMAVATVLPQHPAPMMAQPPVSIAVPTAVPAAMGVSPGTSAQPPAGFVANFPPVQGTKPDDDDFQDFQEAPKAGTAEEAFTDFQGESGSTFPPATQNSGPTLLTPVSGSSTSSSSDKYAVFKQLSVEQPAEVAPPASDFGDKYSVFRQLEQPVDRKPVGEGFADFKCTSADDGFTDFKTADSISPLDPPDQTKVFQPPFPPAFAKSQSIQPQLPVSLSQPRNPLNMADLDLFSSLTPSAPPVDAKLSSFPLVTPSVGAKPPGGAAEDFGDFALFGSSSSSTAVAPSSGVQDDFADFMAFGGSGEPKNEARSGEGSSGGLVEEPLLRQQQQHTSDKYDVFKQLSLEGGLGYDDAKESGGGSFSSLRSDTDDFADFQSSKFCTALGASEKSLVDKVAAFRQAKEDSSSVKSLDLPSIGGSSAGKEDSEDALSVQLDMKLSDVGGDLKHVMSDSSLDLPGLSSHQPPAAETDDSRFDPFGTLAVGSSTSYDWPHKEDSSVIQGKKALPGSLGPDSCSLPSSVVVHRKETSFGSSENITHTTLAKVTTFPTEAFTDFGSREQGPADEEDDFGDFASTVSEKSDSPAASAELGSDGAQSEPADEFGAFQGDKPKFGKSDFLKASSQAKVKSSEEMIQSELATFDLSVQGSHKRSHSLGEKEIGRSSLPPAPEPPFRDRSSTLSEKPALPIIRDKYKDLTGEVEESERYAYEWQRCLESALQVISKANDTLNGISSSAVCTEVIQSAQGMEYLLGVVEVYRVTRRVELGIKATAVCSEKLQQLLKDISRVWNNLMGFMSLSNLTVCIPLQPDESSLDFSSCILRHGIRNAKELACGVCLLNVESRSKAFNSETDNFKLLYGGHQYHASCANFWINCVEPKPPGLILPDLL, encoded by the exons ATGGCGCTGCGGCCGGGAGCTGGGGGAGGTGGCAG CTTTATGTACCCAGTTGGAGGAGGCCTGGGGCCTCCGCAAG GCATGATGCCCAtgcagccacagcagcagcaaggaTTCCCCATGGTACCAGTCATGCAACCCAACATGCAGGGGATAATGGGAATGAATTTTGGTGCCCAGATGCCTCCAGGTGCAATGCCGATGCAG gGAGGGATGCCCATGGCGATGCAGGGGCCAGCAATGCCATTTATGGGACAGCCTCAGTTCATGGGCATTCGTCCACCGGGGCCCCAGTATGCCGTTGACATGCAGAAGCAGATGGCTGAGGAGCATCA GAAGCGACTAGAGCAGCAACAGCGCATGCTGGAGGAGGACCGCAAAAGGAGGCAATTTgaggaacagaaacagaaattgcGTCTCTTGAGCAGTGTCAAGCCTAAG ACTGGAGAAAAGAGTAGGGATGATGCACTGGAGGCCATCAAAGGAAATCTGGATGGCTTTAGCAGGGATGCAAAGATGCACCCCACACCCTCCTCGCACCCCAAGAAACCAG ACTCATCGCCATCCCACCCTTCTGTCACCCCCTCTcactccctcccccccactctcccagaggaggaggatgagttCAGTGACTTTGTGCAGGGCCCTGTTGAAGCCCCCCCTTCATCATTCCCACTCCCATCTTCTCTGCCCACCACTCAGCCCTCATCACCCTCCCTCTGCCTCCCCCAGCCTCTTCCTCAGTCTGTGCCAATCCCTTCGGTCGTCTGCCACTCTACTGTTACCTCCAGCTCCCAATCTGCATTCAAAG GCCCCTCTCTGGAAGAGAAGCTCTTCTCCTCCTGTGATCTTACTGCCGAAAAGCAGGCACAGCTTAGTTTTCAGTCCTGCCTGCCCCTGGCTAAGTTGGTCCCCCGGGATCAGGTGGTGGCCCAGTTTCAGCCCAGCGCCAGGGCTCGGAACTGGGCCTCCACTCCGGAGGACTTGAGCGACGCTTTCACTACAGGACCACTGGCCACCCCGGGCTCCCCACCAGGGGCTGAAAGCAGTG GTGTCGGTGTCTTCCCACCACAGGAGCACATGCAGCCCATGATGCCTACCTGGCTGTACAATGACAGCCTTGTGCCAG AGTTGTACAAGAAGGTTCTGGAATTCACCATGACTCCAGCGGGTATCGACACAGCCAAGCTGTACCCCATTCTCATGTCATCGGGATTGCCTCGGGAAGCACTGGGGCAGATCTGGGCCTCAGCCAACCGCACCACACCAGGCAAGCTGACCAAAGAGGAGCTCTACACTGTGCTGGCCATGATTGGAGCAACGCAG AGTGGACTTCCTGCAATGAGCCTCGACATCCTGAGCCAGTTTCCCTCCCCACCTGTGCCCAGCCTGCCTGCCATGGCTATGGCTGTGGCCACTGTCCTGCCTCAGCACCCAGCACCCATGATGGCTCAGCCACCTGTCTCCATTGCTGTCCCCACAGCAGTGCCTGCTGCAATGGGTGTGTCCCCGGGCACCAGTGCACAACCGCCTGCAGGCTTTGTCGCCAACTTTCCACCTGTACAG GGTACTAaacctgatgatgatgatttccaGGACTTCCAggaggcacccaaagcaggcaCAGCAGAGGAAGCTTTCACTGACTTCCAGGGAGAGTCAGGGTCCACTTTTCCCCCGGCCACCCAGAACAG TGGTCCTACCCTGCTTACACCAGTGTCTGGGTCATCCACATCGTCATCCTCTGACAAGTATGCTGTGTTTAAGCAGCTGTCTGTGGAGCAGCCTGCCGAAGTAGCTCCTCCTGCATCAG ACTTTGGAGATAAATACAGCGTGTTCAGGCAGCTTGAGCAGCCGGTGGATCGGAAGCCAGTTG gtgAAGGATTTGCTGATTTCAAGTGTACCAGTGCTGATGATGGATTCACAGACTTTAAAACCGCAGACAGCATTTCCCCACTAGACCCCCCTGACCAGACCAAGGTTTTCCAGCCACCGTTTCCCCCTGCTTTTGCCAAATCTCAGTCTATACAACCACAGCTCCCAGTCTCCCTCTCACAGCCCAGGAACCCCCTCAATATGGCTGATCTGGATCTGTTCTCCTCCTTGACTCCTTCTGCCCCCCCAGTGGATGCCAAGCTCTCCTCGTTTCCACTGGTGACCCCATCTGTTGGAGCAAAGCCACCTGGGGGTGCGGCAGAGGATTTTGGTGACTTTGCACTCTTTggctcttcttcctcatcaacagcagtgGCTCCCAGTTCAGGGGTCCAGGATGACTTTGCAGATTTCATGGCATTTGGGGGTTCGGGGGAGCCCAAGAATGAGGCCAGGTCAGGTGAGGGCAGTAGTGGCGGGCTGGTGGAGGAGCCACTGTTgcggcagcagcaacagcataCATCTGACAAGTATGATGTATTCAAGCAGCTTTCATTGGAAGGTGGCCTGGGCTATGACGATGCCAAGGAGAGTGGTGGTGGCTCTTTCTCCTCACTTAGGAGTGACACTGATGACTTTGCGGACTTTCAGTCCTCTAAGTTCTGCACAGCACTCGGTGCCTCTGAGAAAAGCCTGGTGGACAAGGTTGCTGCCTTCAGGCAGGCCAAGGAAGACTCATCTTCTGTGAAGTCACTGGACCTCCCATCCATCGGGGGCAGCAGTGCAGGCAAGGAAGACTCCGAGGATGCACTTTCCGTGCAGCTGGACATGAAGCTTTCGGACGTGGGTGGGGACCTGAAGCATGTGATGTCGGACAGCTCCCTGGACTTGCCGGGGCTGTCCTCCCAccagcctcctgctgcag AGACAGACGACTCGAGATTTGACCCATTCGGTACCCTTGCAGTTGGAAGCTCAACCAGCTATGATTGGCCACACAAGGAAGATTCCTCAGTCATTCAGGGCAAGAAGGCGCTGCCAGGTTCCCTGGGCCCGGACAGCTGTTCCCTGCCATCCTCTGTCGTCGTGCACCGGAAGGAGACCTCTTTTGGGAGCTCAGAAAACATCACCCACACTACCCTTGCCAAGGTTACCACTTTCCCAACTGAGGCTTTTACTGACTTTGGGTCCCGGGAGCAAGGGCCCGCTGATGAGGAGGACGACTTTGGGGACTTTGCCAGTACTGTCTCGGAGAAATCGGATTCCCCTGCTGCCTCGGCGGAACTGGGCTCGGATGGTGCCCAGAGCGAGCCAGCTGATGAGTTTGGTGCCTTCCAGGGGGACAAACCTAAATTTGGAAAGTCTGACTTCCTCAAGGCCAGCTCCCAGGCCAAGGTCAAGTCTAGTGAAGAGATGATCCAGAGTGAGCTGGCCACTTTTGACCTTTCTGTGCAAG GCTCACATAAACGCAGCCACAGCTTAGGGGAGAAGGAGATAGGCCGTTCCAGCCTGCCTCCAGCCCCTGAACCACCTTTTCGGGACCGCTCCAGCACACTGAGCGAGAAGCCTGCACTGCCCATCATCCGGGACAAGTACAAAGACCTGACTGGGGAGGTGGAG GAGAGCGAGCGCTACGCATATGAGTGGCAGAGGTGCCTGGAGAGTGCATTGCAG GTGATCAGCAAAGCAAATGATACCTTGAATGGTATCAGCAGCTCAGCTGTGTGCACAGAGGTGATCCAGTCTGCCCAGGGCATGGAGTACTTGCTGG GTGTGGTGGAGGTGTACCGAGTGACAAGGCGGGTAGAGCTGGGCATCAAGGCAACAGCAGTGTGCTCAGAGAAGCTTCAGCAGCTGTTGAAGGACATCAGCCGTGTATGGAACAACCTGATGGGCTTCATGTCTCTATCCAACCTGACA GTGTGTATCCCTCTGCAGCCAGACGAGAGTTCGCTGGACTTCTCCTCCTGCATCCTGAGGCACGGCATCCGGAATGCCAAGGAACTTGCGTGCGGTGTATGCCTGCTGAATGTAGAATCGCGCAGCAAG GCCTTCAACTCAGAGACGGATAACTTCAAGCTGCTCTACGGGGGCCACCAGTACCATGCTAGCTGTGCTAACTTCTGGATCAACTGCGTGGAACCCAAACCGCCAGGTCTCATCCTGCCTGACCTGCTGTGA
- the synrg gene encoding synergin gamma isoform X3 — protein MALRPGAGGGGSFMYPVGGGLGPPQGMMPMQPQQQQGFPMVPVMQPNMQGIMGMNFGAQMPPGAMPMQGGMPMAMQGPAMPFMGQPQFMGIRPPGPQYAVDMQKQMAEEHQKRLEQQQRMLEEDRKRRQFEEQKQKLRLLSSVKPKTGEKSRDDALEAIKGNLDGFSRDAKMHPTPSSHPKKPDSSPSHPSVTPSHSLPPTLPEEEDEFSDFVQGPVEAPPSSFPLPSSLPTTQPSSPSLCLPQPLPQSVPIPSVVCHSTVTSSSQSAFKGPSLEEKLFSSCDLTAEKQAQLSFQSCLPLAKLVPRDQVVAQFQPSARARNWASTPEDLSDAFTTGPLATPGSPPGAESSGVGVFPPQEHMQPMMPTWLYNDSLVPELYKKVLEFTMTPAGIDTAKLYPILMSSGLPREALGQIWASANRTTPGKLTKEELYTVLAMIGATQSGLPAMSLDILSQFPSPPVPSLPAMAMAVATVLPQHPAPMMAQPPVSIAVPTAVPAAMGVSPGTSAQPPAGFVANFPPVQGTKPDDDDFQDFQEAPKAGTAEEAFTDFQGESGSTFPPATQNSGPTLLTPVSGSSTSSSSDKYAVFKQLSVEQPAEVAPPASDFGDKYSVFRQLEQPVDRKPVGEGFADFKCTSADDGFTDFKTADSISPLDPPDQTKVFQPPFPPAFAKSQSIQPQLPVSLSQPRNPLNMADLDLFSSLTPSAPPVDAKLSSFPLVTPSVGAKPPGGAAEDFGDFALFGSSSSSTAVAPSSGVQDDFADFMAFGGSGEPKNEARSGEGSSGGLVEEPLLRQQQQHTSDKYDVFKQLSLEGGLGYDDAKESGGGSFSSLRSDTDDFADFQSSKFCTALGASEKSLVDKVAAFRQAKEDSSSVKSLDLPSIGGSSAGKEDSEDALSVQLDMKLSDVGGDLKHVMSDSSLDLPGLSSHQPPAAETDDSRFDPFGTLAVGSSTSYDWPHKEDSSVIQGKKALPGSLGPDSCSLPSSVVVHRKETSFGSSENITHTTLAKVTTFPTEAFTDFGSREQGPADEEDDFGDFASTVSEKSDSPAASAELGSDGAQSEPADEFGAFQGDKPKFGKSDFLKASSQAKVKSSEEMIQSELATFDLSVQGSHKRSHSLGEKEIGRSSLPPAPEPPFRDRSSTLSEKPALPIIRDKYKDLTGEVEESERYAYEWQRCLESALQVISKANDTLNGISSSAVCTEVIQSAQGMEYLLGVVEVYRVTRRVELGIKATAVCSEKLQQLLKDISRVWNNLMGFMSLSNLTVCIPLQPDESSLDFSSCILRHGIRNAKELACGVCLLNVESRSKALTKDSDKKLRAFNSETDNFKLLYGGHQYHASCANFWINCVEPKPPGLILPDLL, from the exons ATGGCGCTGCGGCCGGGAGCTGGGGGAGGTGGCAG CTTTATGTACCCAGTTGGAGGAGGCCTGGGGCCTCCGCAAG GCATGATGCCCAtgcagccacagcagcagcaaggaTTCCCCATGGTACCAGTCATGCAACCCAACATGCAGGGGATAATGGGAATGAATTTTGGTGCCCAGATGCCTCCAGGTGCAATGCCGATGCAG gGAGGGATGCCCATGGCGATGCAGGGGCCAGCAATGCCATTTATGGGACAGCCTCAGTTCATGGGCATTCGTCCACCGGGGCCCCAGTATGCCGTTGACATGCAGAAGCAGATGGCTGAGGAGCATCA GAAGCGACTAGAGCAGCAACAGCGCATGCTGGAGGAGGACCGCAAAAGGAGGCAATTTgaggaacagaaacagaaattgcGTCTCTTGAGCAGTGTCAAGCCTAAG ACTGGAGAAAAGAGTAGGGATGATGCACTGGAGGCCATCAAAGGAAATCTGGATGGCTTTAGCAGGGATGCAAAGATGCACCCCACACCCTCCTCGCACCCCAAGAAACCAG ACTCATCGCCATCCCACCCTTCTGTCACCCCCTCTcactccctcccccccactctcccagaggaggaggatgagttCAGTGACTTTGTGCAGGGCCCTGTTGAAGCCCCCCCTTCATCATTCCCACTCCCATCTTCTCTGCCCACCACTCAGCCCTCATCACCCTCCCTCTGCCTCCCCCAGCCTCTTCCTCAGTCTGTGCCAATCCCTTCGGTCGTCTGCCACTCTACTGTTACCTCCAGCTCCCAATCTGCATTCAAAG GCCCCTCTCTGGAAGAGAAGCTCTTCTCCTCCTGTGATCTTACTGCCGAAAAGCAGGCACAGCTTAGTTTTCAGTCCTGCCTGCCCCTGGCTAAGTTGGTCCCCCGGGATCAGGTGGTGGCCCAGTTTCAGCCCAGCGCCAGGGCTCGGAACTGGGCCTCCACTCCGGAGGACTTGAGCGACGCTTTCACTACAGGACCACTGGCCACCCCGGGCTCCCCACCAGGGGCTGAAAGCAGTG GTGTCGGTGTCTTCCCACCACAGGAGCACATGCAGCCCATGATGCCTACCTGGCTGTACAATGACAGCCTTGTGCCAG AGTTGTACAAGAAGGTTCTGGAATTCACCATGACTCCAGCGGGTATCGACACAGCCAAGCTGTACCCCATTCTCATGTCATCGGGATTGCCTCGGGAAGCACTGGGGCAGATCTGGGCCTCAGCCAACCGCACCACACCAGGCAAGCTGACCAAAGAGGAGCTCTACACTGTGCTGGCCATGATTGGAGCAACGCAG AGTGGACTTCCTGCAATGAGCCTCGACATCCTGAGCCAGTTTCCCTCCCCACCTGTGCCCAGCCTGCCTGCCATGGCTATGGCTGTGGCCACTGTCCTGCCTCAGCACCCAGCACCCATGATGGCTCAGCCACCTGTCTCCATTGCTGTCCCCACAGCAGTGCCTGCTGCAATGGGTGTGTCCCCGGGCACCAGTGCACAACCGCCTGCAGGCTTTGTCGCCAACTTTCCACCTGTACAG GGTACTAaacctgatgatgatgatttccaGGACTTCCAggaggcacccaaagcaggcaCAGCAGAGGAAGCTTTCACTGACTTCCAGGGAGAGTCAGGGTCCACTTTTCCCCCGGCCACCCAGAACAG TGGTCCTACCCTGCTTACACCAGTGTCTGGGTCATCCACATCGTCATCCTCTGACAAGTATGCTGTGTTTAAGCAGCTGTCTGTGGAGCAGCCTGCCGAAGTAGCTCCTCCTGCATCAG ACTTTGGAGATAAATACAGCGTGTTCAGGCAGCTTGAGCAGCCGGTGGATCGGAAGCCAGTTG gtgAAGGATTTGCTGATTTCAAGTGTACCAGTGCTGATGATGGATTCACAGACTTTAAAACCGCAGACAGCATTTCCCCACTAGACCCCCCTGACCAGACCAAGGTTTTCCAGCCACCGTTTCCCCCTGCTTTTGCCAAATCTCAGTCTATACAACCACAGCTCCCAGTCTCCCTCTCACAGCCCAGGAACCCCCTCAATATGGCTGATCTGGATCTGTTCTCCTCCTTGACTCCTTCTGCCCCCCCAGTGGATGCCAAGCTCTCCTCGTTTCCACTGGTGACCCCATCTGTTGGAGCAAAGCCACCTGGGGGTGCGGCAGAGGATTTTGGTGACTTTGCACTCTTTggctcttcttcctcatcaacagcagtgGCTCCCAGTTCAGGGGTCCAGGATGACTTTGCAGATTTCATGGCATTTGGGGGTTCGGGGGAGCCCAAGAATGAGGCCAGGTCAGGTGAGGGCAGTAGTGGCGGGCTGGTGGAGGAGCCACTGTTgcggcagcagcaacagcataCATCTGACAAGTATGATGTATTCAAGCAGCTTTCATTGGAAGGTGGCCTGGGCTATGACGATGCCAAGGAGAGTGGTGGTGGCTCTTTCTCCTCACTTAGGAGTGACACTGATGACTTTGCGGACTTTCAGTCCTCTAAGTTCTGCACAGCACTCGGTGCCTCTGAGAAAAGCCTGGTGGACAAGGTTGCTGCCTTCAGGCAGGCCAAGGAAGACTCATCTTCTGTGAAGTCACTGGACCTCCCATCCATCGGGGGCAGCAGTGCAGGCAAGGAAGACTCCGAGGATGCACTTTCCGTGCAGCTGGACATGAAGCTTTCGGACGTGGGTGGGGACCTGAAGCATGTGATGTCGGACAGCTCCCTGGACTTGCCGGGGCTGTCCTCCCAccagcctcctgctgcag AGACAGACGACTCGAGATTTGACCCATTCGGTACCCTTGCAGTTGGAAGCTCAACCAGCTATGATTGGCCACACAAGGAAGATTCCTCAGTCATTCAGGGCAAGAAGGCGCTGCCAGGTTCCCTGGGCCCGGACAGCTGTTCCCTGCCATCCTCTGTCGTCGTGCACCGGAAGGAGACCTCTTTTGGGAGCTCAGAAAACATCACCCACACTACCCTTGCCAAGGTTACCACTTTCCCAACTGAGGCTTTTACTGACTTTGGGTCCCGGGAGCAAGGGCCCGCTGATGAGGAGGACGACTTTGGGGACTTTGCCAGTACTGTCTCGGAGAAATCGGATTCCCCTGCTGCCTCGGCGGAACTGGGCTCGGATGGTGCCCAGAGCGAGCCAGCTGATGAGTTTGGTGCCTTCCAGGGGGACAAACCTAAATTTGGAAAGTCTGACTTCCTCAAGGCCAGCTCCCAGGCCAAGGTCAAGTCTAGTGAAGAGATGATCCAGAGTGAGCTGGCCACTTTTGACCTTTCTGTGCAAG GCTCACATAAACGCAGCCACAGCTTAGGGGAGAAGGAGATAGGCCGTTCCAGCCTGCCTCCAGCCCCTGAACCACCTTTTCGGGACCGCTCCAGCACACTGAGCGAGAAGCCTGCACTGCCCATCATCCGGGACAAGTACAAAGACCTGACTGGGGAGGTGGAG GAGAGCGAGCGCTACGCATATGAGTGGCAGAGGTGCCTGGAGAGTGCATTGCAG GTGATCAGCAAAGCAAATGATACCTTGAATGGTATCAGCAGCTCAGCTGTGTGCACAGAGGTGATCCAGTCTGCCCAGGGCATGGAGTACTTGCTGG GTGTGGTGGAGGTGTACCGAGTGACAAGGCGGGTAGAGCTGGGCATCAAGGCAACAGCAGTGTGCTCAGAGAAGCTTCAGCAGCTGTTGAAGGACATCAGCCGTGTATGGAACAACCTGATGGGCTTCATGTCTCTATCCAACCTGACA GTGTGTATCCCTCTGCAGCCAGACGAGAGTTCGCTGGACTTCTCCTCCTGCATCCTGAGGCACGGCATCCGGAATGCCAAGGAACTTGCGTGCGGTGTATGCCTGCTGAATGTAGAATCGCGCAGCAAG GCACTGACCAAAGACAGTGACAAGAAGTTGAGG GCCTTCAACTCAGAGACGGATAACTTCAAGCTGCTCTACGGGGGCCACCAGTACCATGCTAGCTGTGCTAACTTCTGGATCAACTGCGTGGAACCCAAACCGCCAGGTCTCATCCTGCCTGACCTGCTGTGA